One segment of Methylotenera versatilis 79 DNA contains the following:
- the urtA gene encoding urea ABC transporter substrate-binding protein: MSTLNRRGFMKVGGALVGALLAAGLITTNAFAADYPTAKVNTTGLAVTDTVVKVGILHSATGTMAISETGSIQAEKLAIDQINSLGGILGRKIEVIQEDGASDWPTFAEKAKKLLASDKVASVMGCWTSASRKAALPVFEKENGLLFYPTFYEGLEQSKNVFYTGQEATQQIIAGLDWITKEKKAKTFYLIGSDYIWPRTSMKIARKHIEKNLKGSVVGEEYIALGDTQFGSVINKIKLKKPDVIYAAVVGGSNVAWFKQLNAAGLNSAKQTMLTISVTEDEVLGIGGENLAGFYSAMKYFQSIDTPINKKFVAEFKKKWGDKSVIGDVTQAAYLGPWLYKAAVERAGSFDVDKVQAALPGYVLKDAPEGPVTVEANHHLTTKLRIGQWQKDGQAKIVYTSGYIKPDPFPKGYQ; the protein is encoded by the coding sequence ATGAGTACTTTGAACAGACGTGGCTTTATGAAAGTGGGTGGCGCGCTAGTCGGCGCATTACTAGCCGCTGGCTTAATTACAACTAACGCATTTGCTGCAGATTATCCAACAGCAAAAGTAAATACGACAGGTTTAGCTGTAACGGATACGGTGGTAAAAGTCGGTATCTTGCACTCAGCGACTGGCACGATGGCCATCAGTGAAACAGGTTCGATTCAAGCTGAAAAATTAGCCATTGACCAAATCAACTCTTTGGGCGGTATCTTAGGCCGCAAGATTGAAGTGATCCAAGAAGATGGCGCTTCTGATTGGCCAACATTTGCTGAAAAAGCCAAGAAATTATTGGCATCAGACAAGGTCGCTTCTGTTATGGGTTGCTGGACATCAGCTTCACGTAAAGCGGCGCTGCCAGTGTTTGAAAAAGAAAACGGCTTGTTATTTTACCCAACGTTCTACGAAGGCTTAGAGCAATCTAAAAACGTGTTCTACACAGGCCAAGAAGCGACTCAACAAATTATTGCCGGGTTGGATTGGATTACAAAAGAGAAAAAAGCCAAAACTTTTTACTTGATTGGTTCTGATTACATCTGGCCGCGTACTTCAATGAAAATCGCGCGTAAACATATTGAGAAAAACCTAAAAGGCTCAGTCGTCGGTGAAGAATACATTGCGTTGGGTGATACACAATTCGGTTCTGTGATTAACAAAATCAAACTGAAAAAACCTGACGTGATTTACGCAGCGGTAGTGGGCGGTAGTAATGTGGCTTGGTTTAAACAATTGAATGCAGCGGGTTTAAATTCTGCTAAACAAACCATGTTAACTATTTCAGTGACTGAAGATGAAGTGTTAGGCATTGGTGGTGAGAACTTAGCTGGCTTCTATTCTGCAATGAAATACTTCCAATCGATTGATACACCGATCAACAAGAAATTTGTTGCGGAATTCAAAAAGAAATGGGGTGATAAATCTGTGATTGGTGATGTAACACAAGCCGCATATTTAGGCCCATGGTTATACAAAGCTGCTGTTGAGCGTGCTGGTAGTTTTGATGTAGATAAAGTGCAAGCTGCATTACCTGGTTATGTACTTAAAGATGCGCCAGAAGGCCCTGTGACTGTGGAAGCAAATCACCACTTAACAACCAAATTGCGTATCGGTCAGTGGCAAAAAGATGGTCAAGCTAAGATTGTTTACACATCTGGCTACATCAAACCAGATCCGTTCCCAAAAGGTTATCAATAG
- a CDS encoding surface-adhesin E family protein, producing the protein MHLENSPAKTTLKLSKRPKNARIYLLAFISCCSIFEATAADWTSISKTKQDEVLVDMDSYNESAGIPYISTKTLFVKPQNYRKNALKFSYKESHSTTQFNCALHTFKTNATQFFDANKKLVGSEKGDDSFKPITAGSKDASLESLVCQVHKMVGGN; encoded by the coding sequence ATGCATCTAGAAAATAGCCCAGCAAAAACCACGCTAAAACTTTCAAAAAGGCCTAAAAACGCCCGTATTTATTTACTTGCATTTATTTCATGCTGCTCAATTTTTGAAGCGACAGCAGCTGACTGGACGTCAATCAGTAAGACAAAACAAGATGAAGTTCTGGTGGATATGGACTCTTATAATGAGTCTGCAGGTATTCCTTATATCAGCACAAAAACGCTATTTGTAAAGCCGCAAAACTACCGCAAAAATGCGCTTAAATTTAGTTACAAAGAAAGCCATTCCACCACCCAATTTAATTGCGCGCTGCACACGTTTAAAACTAACGCTACGCAGTTTTTTGATGCGAATAAAAAATTGGTAGGCAGCGAAAAAGGCGACGATTCTTTTAAACCAATTACCGCAGGCTCAAAAGATGCTTCACTTGAAAGCCTTGTTTGCCAAGTGCATAAAATGGTTGGCGGAAATTAA
- the urtB gene encoding urea ABC transporter permease subunit UrtB — protein MFGYSMGDIGNIMIMQGFSGLSMFTVLLLMALGLAIIFGQMGVINMAHGEFMTIGAYTTVMLSKVAATYGFVNYYFLIAIVLAFILAFALGYFVEFIMIRHLYKRPLDTLLATWGLSLVMQQAFRSSFGAKEMSAELPEWMLGSFKPTPDIDIPINGVFVMVLALLVTAGVYIFMYRSRWGLRVRATVQNRVMAGAVGINTKKVDRVTFALGCGIAGVAGAAFTTIASTGPTTGTLYIVDSFMVVVFGGAASLMGTIASAFGIAQAQSILQFFMTSSMGKVTTLLVIVGILMMKPEGLFASKLRK, from the coding sequence ATGTTTGGTTATTCAATGGGTGATATAGGCAATATTATGATCATGCAGGGGTTTTCTGGCCTGAGCATGTTTACAGTGCTGCTACTCATGGCATTAGGTCTTGCCATTATTTTCGGCCAAATGGGCGTGATTAACATGGCGCATGGTGAGTTTATGACCATAGGCGCGTACACAACAGTGATGCTGTCAAAAGTGGCAGCCACTTATGGTTTTGTCAATTATTACTTTCTCATTGCCATCGTGTTGGCGTTTATCTTAGCCTTTGCGCTGGGATATTTTGTCGAATTCATCATGATTCGGCATCTCTATAAGCGACCTTTAGATACCTTATTGGCAACATGGGGTTTGAGTTTGGTGATGCAACAGGCATTTCGTTCCAGTTTTGGCGCGAAAGAGATGAGCGCTGAACTTCCAGAATGGATGTTAGGCTCATTTAAGCCAACGCCCGATATTGATATTCCGATTAACGGCGTTTTTGTGATGGTTCTGGCATTGTTAGTGACTGCAGGTGTTTATATCTTTATGTATCGCTCACGCTGGGGTTTAAGAGTGCGTGCGACTGTGCAGAATCGTGTGATGGCAGGTGCAGTTGGTATCAATACCAAAAAAGTAGATCGCGTGACGTTTGCTTTAGGTTGCGGCATTGCAGGTGTCGCTGGTGCAGCGTTTACCACCATTGCTTCTACAGGCCCAACCACAGGTACGCTTTATATTGTAGATAGCTTTATGGTCGTGGTGTTCGGTGGCGCAGCTAGCTTAATGGGTACGATTGCATCCGCTTTCGGTATCGCACAAGCACAATCAATCCTTCAATTCTTTATGACCAGTTCAATGGGCAAGGTGACTACTTTGCTAGTGATTGTCGGCATATTGATGATGAAGCCAGAAGGCTTGTTCGCATCTAAATTGCGCAAATAA
- a CDS encoding FmdB family zinc ribbon protein yields the protein MPVYEYECDTCGVFTALRKMSESSEPACCDECGCESPRIMSAPRLAVMDKTQRVAHERNEKSAHDPKVAKRSSCGCAGSHTCKTSTKVNQETGKAALQMQTKKTARPWMLSH from the coding sequence ATGCCAGTTTATGAATATGAATGTGATACCTGCGGTGTTTTTACTGCGCTTAGAAAAATGAGTGAATCGAGTGAGCCAGCATGTTGTGATGAATGTGGTTGCGAAAGCCCACGCATTATGTCTGCGCCTCGCTTAGCGGTAATGGATAAAACACAGCGTGTGGCACATGAGCGAAATGAAAAATCTGCGCATGATCCAAAAGTAGCGAAACGTTCAAGTTGCGGTTGTGCTGGATCACATACGTGCAAAACAAGCACAAAAGTGAACCAGGAAACAGGTAAGGCGGCTTTGCAAATGCAAACCAAAAAGACAGCAAGACCTTGGATGTTATCGCATTAG
- the fmdA gene encoding formamidase: MKTLVKLDLDKKPWEQDGQIHNRWHPDLPMIAMVKPGDEFRVECMDWTGGQIGNNDSANDVRDVDLTQVHYLSGPIGVEGAEPGDLMVVEILDVGTFEESQWGFNGIFAKENGGGFLVDQYPEARKSIWDFHGIYTTSRHVPNVKFAGIMHPGLIGCLPSKELLDTWNKREGDLIATEPDRVPGLALPPNPKSAVMGKMSGDAAAKAALEGARTVPPREHGGNCDIKNLTKGSKVYFPVYVKDGGLSMGDLHFSQGDGEITFCGAIEMAGYLDIKVSLIKDGVKKYGVKNPIFEPSVLTPTYKDYIIFEGISVNEQGKQLYLDVNEAYRQACLNAIEYMKKFGYTGAQALSILGTAPIEGHISGIVDIPNACATLWLPTEIFDFDMKPNADGPKVMVKQGIDTAKTS, translated from the coding sequence ATGAAAACATTAGTTAAGTTAGATTTAGACAAAAAACCTTGGGAACAAGACGGCCAGATTCATAACCGTTGGCACCCAGATTTACCCATGATTGCCATGGTAAAACCGGGCGACGAATTCCGCGTGGAATGTATGGATTGGACTGGCGGCCAGATTGGCAATAACGACAGCGCCAACGATGTACGTGATGTCGATTTAACGCAAGTGCATTATCTAAGCGGCCCGATTGGTGTTGAAGGTGCGGAGCCAGGCGATTTAATGGTGGTTGAGATTTTAGATGTTGGCACATTTGAAGAGAGCCAATGGGGTTTTAACGGTATTTTCGCTAAAGAAAATGGCGGCGGTTTCTTAGTTGACCAATATCCTGAAGCGCGTAAATCGATTTGGGATTTTCACGGTATTTATACCACTTCACGTCATGTGCCAAATGTTAAATTCGCCGGCATTATGCATCCAGGTTTAATTGGCTGCTTGCCTTCAAAAGAGCTATTAGACACATGGAATAAACGTGAAGGTGATTTGATTGCAACCGAGCCAGATCGCGTGCCAGGTTTAGCATTGCCACCAAATCCAAAATCAGCTGTGATGGGCAAAATGTCTGGCGATGCTGCTGCAAAAGCGGCGCTTGAAGGTGCGCGTACTGTGCCGCCACGTGAGCATGGTGGTAATTGCGATATCAAAAATCTAACCAAAGGTTCAAAGGTTTATTTCCCTGTGTATGTAAAAGACGGTGGCCTTTCAATGGGCGACCTGCACTTTTCACAAGGCGATGGCGAAATTACGTTCTGCGGCGCGATTGAGATGGCCGGTTATTTAGATATCAAAGTCAGCTTAATTAAAGATGGCGTGAAGAAATATGGCGTTAAAAATCCAATTTTCGAACCTAGCGTGCTCACACCAACTTATAAAGACTACATCATTTTTGAAGGCATTTCAGTTAACGAACAAGGCAAGCAGCTTTACTTAGATGTAAATGAAGCTTATCGCCAAGCTTGTTTAAACGCCATTGAGTATATGAAGAAATTTGGCTACACCGGCGCGCAAGCTCTGTCGATTTTAGGCACAGCACCAATCGAAGGCCATATCAGCGGCATTGTCGATATTCCGAATGCATGTGCGACTTTATGGTTACCGACAGAGATATTTGACTTTGATATGAAGCCAAATGCGGACGGACCTAAAGTGATGGTCAAGCAAGGCATTGATACTGCTAAAACTAGCTAA
- the urtC gene encoding urea ABC transporter permease subunit UrtC has translation MNASLSKLVGGKQGAIGLALLAALIFVVLPLGVDIFRLNLVGKYLTYAFVAVSLVLLWGNGGILSLGQGIFFGLGGYGMAMFMKLEASDPITTKIQTTPGIPDFMDWNQITELPWFWHPFQSLPLTILAILVIPALFAYFIGFAMFKRRVGGVYFAIITQAIALILSILIVGQQGLTGGVNGITDLKTVLGWDTRTDSAKYILYYLNGILLIGSILLSKYILNSKFGMLLLAMRDKEERVRFSGYDVSNFKIFIFCVAAMISAVGGAMFTLQVGFMSPSFVGIVPSIEMVIFCAVGGRMSLIGAVYGTLLVNYGKTVFSETYPELWLFLMGGLFIAVVMFFPNGLAGIYEKYAKKSKFLRKLSDTEPLALAPVKTAEVIPANEIKEMGAKA, from the coding sequence GTGAATGCATCCTTAAGTAAATTAGTTGGCGGTAAGCAGGGCGCAATCGGACTCGCATTGTTAGCCGCCTTGATATTCGTCGTACTGCCGCTAGGCGTCGATATTTTCAGATTGAATCTGGTGGGAAAATACTTAACCTACGCTTTTGTGGCGGTGAGTTTAGTGTTGTTGTGGGGTAATGGCGGTATTTTAAGTTTAGGCCAAGGTATCTTCTTCGGCTTAGGCGGCTACGGCATGGCGATGTTCATGAAGCTAGAAGCCTCAGATCCGATTACGACCAAAATCCAAACCACGCCAGGTATTCCAGATTTTATGGATTGGAACCAAATCACCGAGCTACCTTGGTTTTGGCATCCTTTCCAAAGTCTGCCTTTGACCATCTTGGCGATATTAGTGATACCGGCTTTGTTTGCTTATTTCATTGGTTTTGCCATGTTTAAGCGTCGCGTGGGCGGTGTATATTTTGCGATTATTACCCAAGCGATTGCGTTGATTCTAAGTATCTTAATCGTTGGTCAACAAGGCCTAACAGGCGGAGTTAACGGTATTACAGACCTTAAAACTGTGCTGGGCTGGGATACGCGCACCGATAGCGCTAAATACATTCTTTATTACCTCAACGGTATTTTGTTAATTGGCTCAATCTTGCTGTCGAAATACATCTTGAATAGTAAGTTCGGTATGTTGCTGTTAGCCATGCGCGATAAAGAAGAGCGCGTACGTTTTTCTGGCTACGACGTATCGAATTTCAAGATATTCATCTTCTGTGTAGCAGCCATGATTTCAGCAGTCGGTGGTGCGATGTTCACTTTGCAAGTTGGCTTTATGTCACCGTCATTTGTCGGCATCGTGCCATCCATTGAAATGGTGATCTTTTGCGCGGTTGGCGGCCGTATGTCCTTGATTGGCGCGGTTTACGGCACGTTGTTGGTTAACTACGGCAAAACCGTGTTCTCAGAAACCTATCCTGAATTATGGTTATTCTTAATGGGCGGCTTGTTTATCGCTGTGGTGATGTTTTTCCCCAATGGTTTAGCTGGAATCTATGAAAAGTACGCGAAGAAATCTAAATTTTTACGCAAACTATCTGACACAGAACCTTTAGCTTTAGCGCCTGTAAAAACAGCGGAAGTAATACCTGCAAACGAGATTAAAGAGATGGGAGCAAAAGCATGA
- the urtD gene encoding urea ABC transporter ATP-binding protein UrtD codes for MSNTDFVLAIEDLTVSFDGFKAVDNLTMYIDKNELRVVIGPNGAGKTTVLDLICGKTKSTSGSIKFRNTELTKLSEHEIVRAGVGRKFQTPSIYENLSVYQNLEVSYPKGRGVWGSLFFKRSEEVVSQVKKIADEIMLTDFLDMEAALLSHGQKQWLEIGMLLMQDPELLMLDEPVAGMSAKERDQTADLLNKICKNRSVIVIEHDMEFVKKIAHKVTVLHQGKILAEGAMDKVQADEKVIEVYLGH; via the coding sequence ATGAGCAACACAGACTTTGTCCTAGCGATTGAAGATTTAACGGTATCGTTTGATGGTTTTAAAGCGGTTGATAACCTGACCATGTATATCGATAAAAACGAGTTACGTGTAGTGATTGGCCCAAACGGTGCAGGTAAAACCACCGTGCTGGATTTGATTTGCGGTAAAACAAAATCCACCTCAGGCTCTATCAAGTTCAGGAATACTGAGCTGACTAAATTATCAGAGCACGAAATCGTACGTGCTGGTGTAGGGCGTAAGTTCCAAACGCCTTCTATCTACGAAAATCTGTCGGTATATCAAAACCTGGAAGTTTCTTATCCAAAAGGTCGTGGTGTTTGGGGCAGCTTGTTTTTCAAACGTTCAGAAGAAGTGGTTTCGCAGGTTAAAAAAATTGCCGATGAAATCATGTTAACGGATTTTCTGGACATGGAAGCGGCGTTGCTCAGTCATGGGCAGAAACAATGGCTGGAAATCGGCATGCTGCTGATGCAAGACCCAGAGTTGTTGATGCTGGATGAACCAGTCGCTGGCATGAGTGCGAAAGAGCGCGACCAAACGGCGGATTTATTGAATAAGATCTGCAAAAACCGTTCTGTGATCGTGATTGAGCATGATATGGAATTTGTGAAAAAAATCGCACATAAAGTCACTGTATTGCACCAAGGCAAGATTCTGGCAGAAGGTGCGATGGACAAAGTGCAAGCAGATGAAAAAGTCATTGAAGTGTACCTAGGCCATTAG